From the Trifolium pratense cultivar HEN17-A07 linkage group LG4, ARS_RC_1.1, whole genome shotgun sequence genome, the window GGACCGCTTAATCTGGTTAGCGGGCAGTTGCAGGGGAACGAACCATGGTTATCTCTAACAAgtccaacgtcaatcaccactagaccaactaaCAATAGTCGtttcaaaataaaagaaattctatattttcaattttttttcctttacaaattttaaattcttttttttttcaaggagaaaatattaattctactggataatattaaaaaacacCAAGATAACACATAGTccatgaataaaaaatattcataaatatTGCTCACCATATTTTTGAGGATGATAGATAAGGCCAATCAAAGGGTCatatatatttgtatatataattCTGCTTCCTTGAAGCACTGCTTGTAATTTAAGTAATCTCCGAGCCAATTTTTGGTTATAAATCTTAGCTTCTAAATTCTCATCCTCCAACCTCTTTTTCTCTCATCTCCTAAgttctaaccctagccgtcaccttttttcatcttcttagtttatcaaagaggggtgatttcaggtcaaatcttgaccaaaaatcacccctccaaattgttttttctttctcgttattaaataagtgtgatttttcacatatttgattggttttgtgttatttgttatcccgtccttgtgcggtgtattctgttgtgccgtctctgtgcggtgtattttgttttcccgtctttgtgcggtgttcatttgtttcaggttgaaggattagatccgatcaagtacaaatctatccaatgtcgacttttgtgtcatcaacgctgcagatctgggagcatggacattccagacacttcaatatagtcatatatgtaggcttatgtaatttgccgttttatgctattaacatggatgctgtgagtttgtttgcagattcatcctttttgtttttagcaaatttgaatttgtattacatcgatgtactctatcaatttgaatgaatgaatatcctttatttttagtcaaaaaaaaaaaattctcatccTCCACACATTTCCGATCCTTTAAATTTACAAACTTAGCTGTTATTTGAACAGGTATGCAACCAATAGATGGAAGCCCAGCCACAGCAAATTTTCTGCATCCAAGGTCATATAGTTCCTAcaatttattaagaaaaatattttaaattatagacaaaaattcaaagaaaatttATAAGTAATAATTATGGtaataattgtaaaaataatgaataattataattacttttttataataagtaattataattactatttatttttataaattaattaatatatatacaccgttagaaaaaaaaattataggtaCATCTAATCACGTCTCACAACGGtgatatttaaatatattaaaaatgacacatagatttaatatttttttttttgttacatagatttaatatatatgattgatATGAACATCCACTACTAGAAAACATGATTTTAGCCTCCAAAATTAGCGTCGGCCCCCGACACCGACGCTACTAGAGTCAGTTTAGAGTCGGTTTAACTCACGCTAAACAATTAGAatccattgttttttattttataatattagcGTCGGCCTAGCCGAAGCTATAGTACAAAAAAGGGTTTTAAAAAAACGTAGAGTCGGCTCCTCCGATGCTATCActtttacttgaaaaaaattaattctttatttccGTTTTTTTCTCCTATTCTTTGACTTTTCAGCAAAAACAAATCCAAATTCTCATTCATCAcgtttttctcttctttttccctGAGTCACaacaaaaaccctaatttttttcttcactcaCCAAACCCTCACTCGTTTGTAAATCGGAATCCCTAAACCCATCAATCAGAATCCTCTTTCTCTTCGTTCATCAATCTGAGAATATCCAAATCCTAATTCGTAAATCCATGAATGGAATCCTTCACTCGTAATCACTTGTAACCCTCGTTCCCTCTTTCCCCTCAAATGTCACAGATGATTCTGAGAATCACTTTTGAAACGACGATTCTCAAACATGAGCACTCGTAATCACTTTTGAAACCCTCATTTCGTTCTCCCACTCAAACCTTCACATATTATCCAGATCTCAACGACTCAAACGATGATTCTCGATTTTCAACCTTCTATGAATTCGTAACCGGCAATCTTAAATGGTTGGTTCTCTTCTCTTTAGTCTACCTTGCTGCAATaggtttatttgtttttatatttttgggattttttgcTACAACGagttcacatttttttcttgatttatttcttttattttcttgataatTTGCAACTAGATAGACTAAAGTACTTGAATGTCTGTAATTTTAACAAAATGCATCCACATGCTTAACTAGTTTAGCAAAATACATCCACATTTCCTTTCATGTTCCAACGGGGGTTTGTAGGCTGACATTTGAGGCTTGAATGTTGCCTATTAAGTTAGTTTCACTCATGTGTTTATTGATTGGTGTTTTAGATAACATGGTTTATAGCTATATTGTGTTATTGGGATTGATATCTTGTGTTACTTGTCTCAAATTGATGATAGAATCTAGAAATACCGTATAAGATGTAGAATTCAAAACATCAATATAATAGCTAAGTGGTTTGTAGGCCTCACAGTGCTAATTATTGGATTAATGAATCAAATGAAGTTGATCATTAGGCTTATCTAAACATTTATGGTACCTTTGAATTTTATGCATAATTATGCAGAAAACTATGTGTGAACAAGGAATAGACATAAGCCCAAGGAACATTGAACATGTTTGTCTCTAATTAAATGAATACTTCACAATACTCTTTCTTGATTTTTCCATTGAAAGAAATTTAATGAGTCTTATTGACATTTTATAGTTGGTTGTCTATGCCTAGTTTACAAATTATGTACATTTTGtcattttgatttgtttcataAATTCCTGTATTTTTGTTTAGTTCTTTTATTCTTTGTGATAACAGATGACTATCTATTTTTCCTCCTCTTGTGCCAAGGAGAGATGAAGATAGGAAGATCATTATACGACTTTATAGTAAAGGGTAAGTTACATATATGAAACAATCTTAATTAACCCCCTCATTTGACTGATTAGATTAGTGTCACTGCATAATCCATTGCTATTTCAAGACCGATCCGTAACTCTATGATTTTATCAAAATTTTGCAGGTTCATTCCTCCCATTGAAGTTGCAAAGGCCATTAATTATGCAATACGAAATCAGTGACGAGTTCTTGAAATTCTCCGATCAAAATAAGACTGCCGAGCTTTGTCAAGAGGCAGAGCGGTCTACACCTCAGCCCGCAAGGACCATATTGAAGTGGCACATGAACTTGTAAGTATTCAATTTACATGTATATAACTTCATTATAATTAAATCATTTCATGTacctttgattaaaaaattatgtagGATGTGCAAAGTATATGTCCTGCCAATTTTAATTGTAGCATCTCCTTGGTTCCGCTAGAAAGTAGAAAGTAGTATAATGATATTCCAAAACAAACATGGATTCATTTTGGGACAAGGAAGAATTAAAATCTATCCAAATACCATTAAAGGACACTTGTAATTACTTTAATATGCAGCACAACTTAACAATAGTGTTGAggtttattatatatgttttctaTATATGTTTTCTGTAGAGTGTTTCTTGCTTTGTAATTGTCTGACCAGCTCCCCATCTCTGTGTTTAGAACCTAAAAGTCAtggtttgttttttgttatagAAGCATCCATGGCTTCGATTTTTTGTAGAGTTTGCTAGGCTTTATGATTTTGGGATTTAGCgattttaacattttttcattatttatagTCTAAGTATTTGTAAGTTATGATTCGGGAGAAGTAACTTTGTGTGATTTGATTGCAGAATGTAGTGGACGAGATAAAGAAAAATCTTAAAGTGCTAAGATTACAAAAGTTGAAGTCAATAAAGCCAATCCGACACTTCAAGAATTGCCAAAGGTATGTTTTGTAACAATTACTAATATTTGGTCTATGATTCAACTTATAGTTGCTGCAATATTAGAACGATTTATGTGACCGAAAACGTGTTTAACTTGCTATCAAATTGAAAAGTGAGTTCTTTCTGAAACTATGATTGTCAGGGAGGACCCTTGTTTGAGTTAAAATCATGTTGTGTGTGtgttattttctttcaaaacttTCTTCTAATTAAGGCCAATGCTCCATTGTGTGTGATGGTCATTGGCTTATCAATAACACAACTCTGGATACTGCAATATCATAATCTTTTCCTAGATCTGCAATATCAGAATCTTTTCCTAGAACTGCAATATCATTGGCTTATTAATTATTCTTTTATCCCACCGTACTTGTCAGACTAAGAATCTTGAAAGGAGTTATAGGCTGAAGAATAACATACCACTTATTTGGCTTATCATGTTCATTCTTTCCTAAATATTATTGGCTGCTTATCTAATAGCTTTCAAAGTTGAAGAATAACATACCTCTGTTTTGGCAGTATATATTTATGGCGCTCATTAGCTATATGCTATTTGAATATACATGGTCATCATTTCATCATTAGCTATACTTTCTTCATATCATCATAACATTATCTCTTTTGTTGTTGCTTTGAATTTGTTAGGATTAAGTATCATAAAAGAATTTTACAACCCAAACTGGAGTTTGAATTTGAACCGACGCTGAAGCAGATTCTAACTACAAGTAACAAACCCCAATTCCTCTTACTTTTACTTCTCTTGCAGTTACTTACAGTTGTGTTTTGTTGTGTGTCTCTAGTgttattaatatttcaatatgaGCTTGTGGAGCTAAGTTAAGTTTCTGCTTTATTTTAGTTAATATTGTCTATTAGAATGTATGTTAGTTTGTTATAGTTACTGCCCCACTAGCGTTTATAAGTCTCAGAGATATGACTCCAAATGTAGAATGATAGTATTAATAAGTCGTTTGTTAATAGCGTTTATTTATGTGATAGATGTTTAGACTTTAGGACTTATTCTAACATGGACTGAAAATAAAAAGGGGATTATATGGGATAATCTTGGATGAGCAGATTGAAGGGGATTATTTATGTGATTTGAAAATCTCTTAAACTTTCTATCACGTTGTGTTGATAACTTGCTATGGTTGATTATTATCTTACACTTTCTTTGTTGATAATGTGTTGATAATTTACTATGGTTGCTAGTGTGAACTCTGTTTATTGTTCCGACTTCTATAAATATTTTGCTAAATTTTGGTCctcttaaattttatattatgagTTAAACTTCGTTGGCTTGTTTGGTTTGctttaaaatggaaaaaaaataacgGTTGGACAATAAATATTTTACTCTATGTTTGACAAACAATAATTGTTCTTTGTTTCTATGGTTTCAATTGTGTCAATTTTGCTCATGCAAGTATAATACTAGTATGGTAAAAACTGATTCATGCCACTGAACATGTTTGTTATGTTAATGCATGTGATTTCATAGTTTTTGGAGCATCATCGGGTAATAGTTTAAACTATGCTATTTTGTAGTATCATAGTGACTATTACTCAAAATATGTTTATGTTGATGCTTTATGCCTTTTTGTGGCCAAATTTGATGTGTACTTCTTTGTTGTTAGTATTAGGTGCAAAACAGGGAATAGGCGCAGTGCTGGTGTAAAAATATCTGTAGATTAGCGTCGGCTACACCGACGCTACGTTAATTTGTTGACTTTTTTGAAGTTGACTTTAGAGTCGGCCAATCCGAGGCTATATATATTGTTGACTTTTTTGTTGATCACATATTTAGCGTCGGATAGCAATAGAGTCGGACATAGACTCGGTTAAAACCGACTCTAATATAGAGTCGGATGCCTTCAACCGACGCTATATATTAGCTTCAAGCATTTTAGCCTCAACCCCGACACCGACGCTAATCCGACTCTAAATGGTTGTTAGCGTCGGTTTTTGGCTTGTTAGAGTGGGTTTTCATCCGACGCTAAATCCTACTTTTCTAGTAGTGAtccgtataatttttttaaaatatataattttttttatcaagtaattAATTTGGTGGTTAAAAATTACACCCTTCTAGTGAATAAATGGGATGATCAGGGATAGAACCTCGACTCCctgtatatataatgcaatatctttaccaactgagctaagcttacGAGACGAACGTCCGTATAAAATTATTTACGCATACTGTTCGTGGATATTCGATTCACTAAACTCTTTTTTAATCAatgatatccaaaaaaaataaacaagctTACCTCAATGAAAATTTGGAGTTTACTTTGAATATAATCTTGGTATCCACTAATGTTGAACTCCAACCTTCTAGTTGGaatatcataaaaattgaaaaggaagTCATTAGTTCCAGCACTAATAATCACCAAAGCATTTCCAAGTCtatttttagcttctttttCCCCTACAATGCTTTTAACCTTTGTCacataatttttgaaatattcagTTTGTTTGGAAATTGATATAGCACCTGATAAAGCTATCGTCAAATCATCAAAACCTGATCCTCCAGATGCAAAGCTAACACCTGTCAGAAAAGAAGTGTGtacatcaatttttgttgatctAGTCGTTTCTTATATATACATAGGACCGAAAGTAATAATATTTAGTTATCGACGAAAGGAAACTATCACCTGTTAGAAGCTCTTCATTTGAAAGGTTTGGGTCCAAGAAAGGAGGGACAGTATCTTTGAGATTCATTGTAGATGCAAGAAAATCAATAGCCAATTTTCCATTAGAAAATCTACCTGTAGGTACATGATTAGGAAAATCCCTACCATATGGTAAATGATTTCCTTTGGCCAATGTTTTGATGTAGTTATTGTTTCCTGTGTCTACTGTTGAGTCACCAAAGACTAAAATGGATGAGAATTTTGATCTCAATTTCAAGTCATTGCTTGCAGTAACAACATTGATAATGGTGCAAACTTGCATTAAAATGATAAAGGGTTGCATAAGCCATTACTTGAAGTTTTTCATATATATGGTAATTGTGACAAGGCTTTAATTTAGCTAACTATATATAGTGGAGTGGAGTCTTCATTTCTTGAAATTAAAGGTATTGGATTGTTTGGTTTTTCAACTTAATGAAAttcattttataaatatatatataagtacaTCTTGTAACCGacgtgggactcttaacacaccacCTCATGTCCAACATTATTAGGCTTGGTGCGCGGATATAAATGATAGATAGTCCGATCAGAAACCTAATATCACGTGACCTTGCAAATCGTGGAAGACTCTCATACCTTCTTAGAAGTGTGGAAGTTGATCTAACTCAAACCTATAAAATCAGTTTGGAAGGTAATAATTGTCTCCATTTTATGAACTCATGTTCAGATCATCTCGCAACCAATATGAAACTTTtaacaattgatttttttatgtaattttaggGAATAAATTATCAAATACGAAGAAAAATATCTTATGATTCAAAAATTTTATGttgagattttctttttttacacatgttgtgaaattatttaaaaatatgtttaagtGACTAAATTGTCGAACCCTACAATTTGAAAGGCTAAGGATGAGTCACACTCATGTATAGTCCATAGTACGACGTAGTATAAGCTACGTATTAATTTACATTTTACCCAAATTTTTAAATTGCAAGAGAACTACACTCAAGTAATCAAATTGTAAGTAAGAAAGATCGCAAGACAATCATTTTAGGTGAGCGAAAATAACATGTATGGATTTTAATTTCATGAAAAACAGGGGACCGGACAAAATAACTTTTGTTataccctgtttgatttgaaactggttatgagaCTAGACAAATTAGATAGCAAGGGacaagacaaaaacaagattttttgtccctcactgaaccacGGGACAATTTTTTGTCCACATTACAACTatagaaaatacaaaaatacccattttattttcgaatatacaAATATTATCGTCCTATATCTTTCTGGTATagttttgtcatgtcatgtattatcttgttctgtcttgtactgttatgtccaatttttgttattttacgaatcaaacgcaccctaagtGTGTTTACAAGGAAATGGCGgaaactttaaatttttttgctaaaaaatgGCAAAAACTTGATAGGCTTGGAAAAAAAGTATTGAATACTTTATAAGTAAGCTTATAATAAcaaatgagtttgtaaaaaACATTATAAGTTAACatatattgaataaaataactgattgaatttataatatttgataaaattattcttgttcaaaaaaaatatttgataaaattaacaaatttttaatacaGTTGTGGTATGATATTATCAAATAAGCAAAACaaatgccattaaaaaaaagagtaacaacaaaaaaaatcatttcaaaCCCAAGTTAGTtctcttttttttagtaaagaCTTTAAGGATTTGGTCAAGTAGTAAAAAGTCAGGTGTTAGATTCGGGAAGTCTGGTTCAAGCATCGCTAGTACTCTTAAAGGGAGGGTAAATGTAATTACCTTATTAAGAGCGTCAATGTGTTCCATGTCTTGGACTTGACGCTATCCTCTCACCCTAGATTTGTTTCATCAAAAAAAGTTAGATCttttaagttttacaaaaaCTCGAATATACCTATATACCTacatatttgaattttaaaattcagacatacttttttagatttttaaatgGCACGCAGGATCTCATGATTCAGAGTCTAtaattcaaaaaatgaaaaacaaaaccaatttgaattttaaaatctaatcacaatagtaaaaattaaataaatatttttcgaGGAGTTTAGAAGAAATGTACAGAAAAAAAAAGCTCACAATTTCTTGCTTAGCCATTTTGCAAAACattcaaaactaaaatttattgaattacTTCTCCTTACCCCTCTACTTGGCACCCACACCCAAACAAACTTATTGAATTACCAAAAAAGTCATCGTTGTCTTATTTATACAGAAAAGTTGGAACAAAACATTTAGTGCCTAGTACTTGAAAGTGTAATGTGGATGCGAGTTTCAATCGttctattaaaaaaactattaacgAGTTCATGAAGGAGAGGCTTTGGGATGCTTCAACCATTATGTTACGAGTTGGAACAAAACATTTAGTGCCTAGTACTCTGAGGTACATTTATGGTTGCAATTACTGTAATGAAGTCAATTAGTGAGGGTATTCTAGAAGCTTGTGAGTCAGCAAAACAGAAGGAGGGACTACAGAATATGCATGAAAGCAATACCGTTAGCAATATCGCAAATATGATTGGGCCACACACAAGCCCAATTGCATGCTGAAGGACTTTGTGAAAAAAGGAACAGCTATATAATTTGTATTAGGGATATTTTTGTTGGTCATGTGAATTGTGAAGTTTGTTACTCTGTCTCTAAACTCTCTATTTTTACATCTTGTATCTTCCACTCACTATAGAGTTGGATTTGTTTCCAGAAATTCAATACAATTTCCCTTATCTTTATCTTTCAATATTACACTTGTTTGAATTACTGGTTGGATGTAGCCAATTTTACAAGTTCATGAAGGAGAGGCTTTGGGATACTTCAAGCATTATTTTGGGTTCAAAATGTGGGTATGCATAATGTTACTTGCGAAACCGACTGCAAAATCCTCGTGGTTCCATCTTTGTCAATAACTGTTGGAAACTCTGAATTTAGTGATATTGTTATTAGTATTACaagtttttagttttaaattaaaagtttgaGGTTAAATTTAGTGATATTGTTACATATGTGTTGAGAATTTTAACCTTTTGAAAAAAACTgactttcaaattttaaataatcaaatgtactccctccgtcccgaattataagagaaaataaaaaaatcacacttgttaagaaaaaataaaatatgagaatttgaaatatgtttttgtgagttttccttggaataagttgcataggaagatgtaaaaataatttttattggttgttgtttattgagaaaagggtagagagagaaaattaaatgcaatttgcatttagggggtgtattcaattgagatttcaatggattttaaaagacttttttatgattaaaaagtctcgtggtattcaatcaagatttttataaaagttaaataaatctggtattcaattaagacaatcatgatttttttttaaggcaacaaaatctgttggtattcaattgagatttctcatactttttaaaatgtctattggtattcaaaagtctatagattttgatgactttttttatggaatggattttgagagacttttttgttcaaaatacaCGTAAAATACTTTTCAAACAATCCCGCTCAAACCCTTGAGACTTTTCAGAATTTTCCAAGACTTTTCTCCAGCCGACAGGATTACCATCATCAGGTTCTTTCTTACAACTTTGGGACAAAAAAGGGAAAAACATTCTTCAAAATGACtttctcccttataatttgggacaaaaaaataggtttttttctcttataatttgggacggatggagtaacAAACAACTGTTACCGTAGGCCAAGTGCACCGTAGGCCAAGTGCACGCTAATTAAGGATATGTTTGATTCCATTTTCACaaactgttttttatttttaaaaattaaaaactataaaACTTGATTGGTAATCTAATTTTGCAAAAGTGCTTTCCAAAACtgttttttgtttatcaattttttaaactaaaaaagtaaaacaggaaacacttttataaaacacattttaaaaactaaaaagcaaaattatttcaaacaggtcctaattctttcttttttcctttttcaaaatttaGCTATTACTTcgactttttctttttaaccaaACTTCGACTTTTTTATGAAAGCGAAAATTTTCCAATTTAAGAGTCGATattcattttataaaaataaaaaatatgtaaagaAAGTATTTATGTTTCGGTTATCCAAATgtgaaaaattcaaaatttagtatttttaaaattgcttaaataaattttttttctcatatttattgtGAAAATATGGAAAACAAAATTGAGATTTATGTTCCCGAGAGCATAACTTAATTGGTAGAAACATTGTATGTAATATGTAGAGATCGGACTTCGAATTCTACGAcactcacttattcactttaaaaagataaaattttagccactaaaaaaaatggaatatatgAAGTTCGAGTGTGAAAAGTATTCCAAGGATGCGAAGTAGATTTTTTAAAGGGAAAATCTCGATGATCTGTGTGAAATTAATAATGAGCTAACATATGGGAGTAGTTAGACAAGGTTTAACTTTACTCTTTAGGATTTCCATGTTGTTCTCAGGTCTTCAAGAATTCAGTCTTAGAGTTGTGTATGGAGTACACGGCtataaaattgagaaaattaaagTTAGAAAGTCATATTCTTGTCAACTTTGAAAGatagaaaaaaagaaagtgcggtggaaataaaataactttacaatGTGCGTCAAAGACACAAAAAGTCCATCAGGGGTACTAGATTTGAAATGCAACAATCGCTGAAATGTGTGGAAGATCACAAATACGTTTACAAATTTATAATGGTTGGTGAGTCTACAACTGTTCAAGATATTTTTGGGCACCTCCAAAATGTGTGAAATTGTTTAACACTTTATTTCTGTAATGAAAAATAGGATAATTTCACTTGGGTTCTAGAGATGTGTCTTAATCTTTTGAAGTGTAAAGACAACATACTGAAGATTGTTGTCACTGATTGGGAAGAATGTTGTTTCCGAAGTCTTTACAACATCTACTACTTTAGACGGTCGGTATCATGCTTTCAAAAATGTGAGAGTTAGATGTAAGTTTTGGCATGCAAATTCAAAGCTGTCAAATCTAAACTCCATACATAATTGAGATTCTTGTTAAGCGATGGTTTAAAGTCCTAGCATGGTTTCTCCGGAAACGGAGGGCCTATTTGGCTAGCGATCAGTCTTGACAAGGGTCTTGATTCTAGGTACGGTGTCGCTTGGTTTTTCTCTTCACGATGGGGGAAGAAGATGATCACGGTTGGCAAACTGTCAAAGGACGAAACAGGCAAGGAAAAGGCAACAATCAATATAGATTTGATATAGCAAAAACAAGGAATTTTAGCAAGGaaaatatcaaatcttttaCGACATTTTTTTTCACAGATTTCCCGGACAGCTTTGGGGCGAAGTCTTTTATCAACAATTTCATAACTATGGGGATATTATGGAGGTGGTTATACCAGCAAAGAGAGACAAGGGTGATAGAAGATTTGGCTTTGCGCGATTTGATCGGGTGACTGATCCTCATAAGTTAGAACTCGAGTTGGATAACTTAATTATCGGAAGTGCCAAAATTTCTGTAAATCTATCTCGTTTTCACCTCCCAGAAGGCAGAAAACGGGGTGATTTCAAGAGTGGCGAGAGGGTGGGGTATCTTAAAAAGCAAAGAGATGATCATTTCAGACCAAGATCCTTATCAAGAAGAAGTAGACAACACCAATATACTCATCAACATCCTGTTTC encodes:
- the LOC123923084 gene encoding GDSL esterase/lipase At2g30310-like isoform X2, which gives rise to MQPFIILMQVCTIINVVTASNDLKLRSKFSSILVFGDSTVDTGNNNYIKTLAKGNHLPYGRDFPNHVPTGRFSNGKLAIDFLASTMNLKDTVPPFLDPNLSNEELLTGVSFASGGSGFDDLTIALSGAISISKQTEYFKNYVTKVKSIVGEKEAKNRLGNALVIISAGTNDFLFNFYDIPTRRLEFNISGYQDYIQSKLQIFIEELYDLGCRKFAVAGLPSIGCIPVQITAKFVNLKDRKCVEDENLEAKIYNQKLARRLLKLQAVLQGSRIIYTNIYDPLIGLIYHPQKYGFVETSKGCCGTGLFEVTPLCNELTPVCNDASKYVFWDSVHPTQATYKYIAKYLELEVLPKFQFQRDYNIFD
- the LOC123923084 gene encoding GDSL esterase/lipase At2g30310-like isoform X1; the protein is MQPFIILMQVCTIINVVTASNDLKLRSKFSSILVFGDSTVDTGNNNYIKTLAKGNHLPYGRDFPNHVPTGRFSNGKLAIDFLASTMNLKDTVPPFLDPNLSNEELLTGVSFASGGSGFDDLTIALSGAISISKQTEYFKNYVTKVKSIVGEKEAKNRLGNALVIISAGTNDFLFNFYDIPTRRLEFNISGYQDYIQSKLQIFIEELYDLGCRKFAVAGLPSIGCIPVQITAKFVNLKDRKCVEDENLEAKIYNQKLARRLLKLQAVLQGSRIIYTNIYDPLIGLIYHPQKYGFVETSKGCCGTGLFEVTPLCNELTPVCNDASKYVFWDSVHPTQATYKYIAKYLELEVLPKFQFQRDYNIFD